From a single Molothrus ater isolate BHLD 08-10-18 breed brown headed cowbird chromosome Z, BPBGC_Mater_1.1, whole genome shotgun sequence genomic region:
- the SIGLEC15 gene encoding sialic acid-binding Ig-like lectin 15, whose translation MRELSLVLLCLLRISRKGVQCNGWSVHVPSDVTGELGKMVILPCTFTHPYKTFDRALTAIWRIKEPYNGTVIFKCVSQSSSELCRTAISHKNKYKLLGNPRHKDLSIRVDNLTWSDSERYFCRVELAGDSQDKYESRNGIRLHVIAAPRIINITVSSSRDHTFQARCTAEGEPAPALTWTGPPYSNLSSSSSSSHRVTKELRSLTHDGKYTCTAVNSHGRAEGAVYFYKFRASDSSSFLILIFVPLAIKVVILLVILSFAAFSREGPPSAPPSLARPQQPECTYENCEHRHSQSRPRRS comes from the exons ATGAGAGAGCTCAGCTTGGTTCTCCTGTGCCTCCTCCGCATCTCCAGGAAGG GTGTGCAGTGCAATGGCTGGTCTGTCCATGTCCCATCTGACGTCACTGGAGAGCTTGGGAAGATGGTTATCCTGCCCTGCACCTTCACACACCCCTACAAAACATTTGACCGGGCGCTCACGGCCATCTGGAGGATCAAGGAGCCTTACAACGGCACGGTGATCTTCAAGTGTgtgagccagagcagcagcgAGCTCTGCAGGACTGCCATCAGCCACAAGAACAAGTACAAGCTGCTGGGCAACCCCCGGCACAAGGACCTGTCCATCAGGGTGGACAACCTGACCTGGAGCGACAGCGAGAGGTACTTCTGCCGGGTGGAGCTGGCTGGAGACAGCCAGGACAAGTACGAGAGCAGGAATGGCATCAGGCTGCACGTGATTG CCGCCCCCAGGATCATTAACATCACGgtcagctccagcagggatcACACCTTCCAGGCTCGCTGCACGGCCGAGGGGGAGCCAGCGCCTGCCCTGACCTGGACAGGACCCCCCTACAGCaacctgagctccagcagcagctccagccaccgCGTCACCAAGGAGCTGCGCTCCCTGACGCACGACGGGAAATACACCTGCACCGCCGTCAACAGCCACGGCCGGGCAGAGGGGGCCGTCTACTTCTACAAATTCAGGGCCTCCGACAGCtcctccttcctcatcctcatcttcGTCCCGCTGGCAATCAAGGTGGTCATTCTGCTGGTGATCCTGAGCTTCGCTGCTTTCTCCAGAGAAG GTCCCCCCTCTGctccacccagcctggccag GCCCCAGCAGCCGGAGTGCACCTACGAGAACTGcgagcacaggcacagccagagccgGCCCCGGCGCAGCTGA
- the SLC14A1 gene encoding urea transporter 1 gives MENCVDVKIETMGERMPTKQNPLSTGGKSFCRAVGYLTGDMKDFGTWLKDKPLVIQLLDWVLRGISQVMFVNNPLSGLVILTGLLMQNPWWTLTGCVGTLVSTLTALILGQDRSAIAAGLYGYNGVLVGLLMAVFSADEDYNWWLLLPVALVSMTCPIFTSALSAVFSKWDLPVLTLPFNLALTLYLAASGPHNLFFPTTVIRPAMGTPNITWADAEITMLLQSIPVGVGQVYGCDNPWTGGVFLIGLFISSPLICVHTVIGSAAGMLAGLSLATPFNQIYLGLWGYNSALSCAAIGGMFLALTWQTHLLAMACALFSAYLGAAVTHMLSVFGVPSGTWPFCLSALTFLLMTTNHSGICRLPLSKVTYPEANRAYYLMMKKHEKSCCEA, from the exons ATGGAAAACTGTGTTGATGTCAAGATAGAAACCATGGGGGAAAGAATGCCAACAAAGCAGAATCCACTGAGCACTGGTGGGAAGagtttctgcagagctgtgggttaCCTCACTGGAGACATGAAGGATTTTGGAACCTGGCTGAAAG ACAAACCCCTCGTGATCCAGCTCCTTGACTGGGTGCTGCGTGGGATATCCCAGGTGATGTTTGTCAACAACCCCCTCTCTGGGCTGGTCATTCTGACTGGGCTCCTGATGCAGAACCCATGGTGGACACTCACAGGATGTGTGGGAACACTTGTCTCAACTTTAACAGCACTTATTCTGGGTCAGGACAG ATCAGCCATAGCAGCAGGCCTGTACGGATACAACGGGGTCCTGGTGGGATTGCTGATGGCTGTCTTCTCTGCTGATGAAGACTACAACTGGtggctcctcctgcctgtggcACTGGTGTCCATGACCTG CCCTATTTTCACCAGTGCTTTAAGTGCAGTTTTCTCTAAGTGGGACCTGCCTGTTCTCACCCTGCCTTTCAACTTGGCCTTGACCCTCTACCTGGCTGCTTCAGGACCACACAACCTCTTCTTCCCCACGACTGTGATTCGTCCTGCAATGGGAACACCGAACATCACCTGGGCAGATGCTGAAATCACCATG CTCCTGCAATCCATCCCAGTCGGCGTGGGCCAGGTTTATGGTTGTGACAACCCCTGGACTGGGGGAGTTTTCCTGATTGGTTTATTTATCTCCTCTCCACTCATTTGTGTCCACACAGTGATCGGCTCAGCAGCGGGGATGCTGGCAG GGCTAAGCTTAGCAACACCGTTTAACCAAATCTACTTGGGGCTGTGGGGCTACAACAGCGCCCTGTCCTGCGCTGCCATCGGGGGCATGTTCCTGGCTCTCACCTGGCAGACACAcctcctggccatggcctgTG CACTCTTCAGTGCCtacctgggagcagcagtgaccCACATGTTGTCTGTG tttggGGTGCCATCTGGAACCTGGCCCTTTTGCTTGTCTGCCCTGACCTTCCTGCTAATGACCACGAACCACTCTGGGATCTGCAGGCTGCCACTCTCCAAAGTCACCTACCCAGAAGCCAACAGAGCTTATTACCTGATGATGAAGAAACATGAGAAGTCTTGCTGTGAGGCATAG